A region of the Channa argus isolate prfri chromosome 14, Channa argus male v1.0, whole genome shotgun sequence genome:
AATACAATGGGCAATAAATACAAAGTTATTTGAAAAACACATATTATTTGGGAATAATTTCCATGGCGACTTCAGTGTTTATAGtgcaaagtaacaaaatatacaaagcGTTACaaggaattattattatgaggAAATGCAGCTACAATGATATTTTTCTCTCAGTCATGCTCCACATGCCTGCTGTTGCAGCGCCTGCCATTGAAAGGCTCAGGATATGGAATCCACTGAGCAAATGACTCAAGAAGCCTAAACTGTGGAATTTCATTGGCAGCTTGATTTGTGGTTCCTACAATTTTCAGTGCAAGAAGTTTATCTATGTATCTACAGCTGAGACTCATAAATATCAAGTCACTGACAATAATTTGAAATGTCTACAAGTTTTGGGCAGATTATGATCACTTGTTGCTACATAAATCAAACTGCATcatttctctttcctcctcatCATCTTTGGGTTTCCAGAAACATTTTAGATCCCGGCTAAAGTGTGACTGTGATTTCTCAACAGTCTCACTGCAGCCTCAACTTGCCTGTCACAGCCTGTGCTTGAGCGTTTAATCATGTTTCCAAATTCTTCAGGTTCTGGGAAATATAATGTGGTGTGCAGTACAACAATGTGAAAATGATTGTTGCTATGTggaatgtacagtatgtgtctgtgtgtgtgtttgtgtgtgagcttgtATTACTCATGATGTCGGGCGCTAAAATCTGTTTACACAGTCCCACTGTGAGACAACAAAAGTCCCCAAAACATAAACCACTACATTTTGTATAATTTAAGATTAGGCATAAGGTTAAATTTAGATTAAGGTTAGAGTAAGAGCTCTAGGTAATTAGGAATTGTGAATGTAAGTCTTTGTAATGTCCTTATAGTGAATAAAGCATAGCTGCACTGGTGAAGACATGAACCAGAACGAAGATACTACTTCTGTATTTCTTTGCCTATTTTACATTTGGCATCATAATCTCCATCATTCACTTTTATGATCactaatgaaaaagaaacacaggtCTGAAAACCTTAGACTTGCCACTTGATTCACCAAATTAGCCAAGTTTTGACTaagtaaaagagaaattatCAGAACTAATAATACAAACATAACCTTGTAGTCcctcacatttcatattttatcattagttttttgtttgcttgtttcacTGGAataaggaaatgtaaaaaacaatacaacTAAGAAACAGCAATTtagattaatatttttttagaatttaCAGAAACAGTGTTGTTAAATTTTTAGGTAGCCTGCTTTGCTtgaaaatttcaaattttttccCCCAATATTATACTTTCAAGGATATGGTATTTTGTATGTactatgttatttttttatttttaggtccattgcagatttagaaaaaatagcacaaaatactatcaacaaatacatttttattaatagttATTAGTTGATACAATTCTTTATTGCTCTCGGTGAGCAATACTGTATTTGCAAGTGACATTGTTCCAGTAAGTAGGCCTATGCTAGTTGTACCAAGAGTATAAGGTATTGTATAATACACTATTCTAAACTAGTTAATAAGTGAGGTTTTTAGCCTACACACTACTACTTGTACAGCGTAGGCACTTCCCTTAATGTCTTTTGACTAGAAGGAGTCACATGTCCACCAGTATTAGTAACTTCACCCAGAGTAAACAAAGTTTCACACAAACGTAACTGTTTATACCACGAGAAATAAATATAACCTACAAACTCATGATTCTGAATTGAGTTTGTAGGTTATATTTCACCATGCAGTTCCTACTAATAAGGTTACAGTAGCAGTGAGACTCTGAAGATGTTTCCGGAACAGCCATGTGtatttcacacaaacatgacGTTTCCGTGCGATTGGTCGGTGAAAATGCAGTGGCGTTGCTTCGCGTCCCTCTATGGCTGACTTATTAAAGCTCCGTGCTCTGATTGGTCAGGAGCATCGCGCTGTCATTGGCTGCTTTTACGAACGGACTGTTTGAAAATCGCTTGTTTCGTGTCCTGAAACCTGCGAGCAGCTGCAtgggcagagaaagaaagacacagaTTTGAAAATAAGATTGAGGTAAGTCTTggaacaaaatatttaaaatttctttcCAGGTCGAAAACAACTGAATTGTTGCATTATAGTCTAGAGAGATCACGAAGGCTGTTGTTGAATGAACGAAGCACAGCTGTGGTAAAGTtgctttgtttccatttgtgCTTCGCTACAACGTATCCTTCCTTGTTTTAAacactgtgttgttttattattttaattgtcCATTGATTAAGATTACCTCATGTTTTCGACAGAGTGCTGCTGCAATGTTTGCAGGTGAGGACGGGGCCCAGCTGCAGTGCTGTGTGACGGTAGagaaactgaactcttccgggCAGGCGACCCGGAGACAGGTCATCCGTAAAGCCTCTGTTGTTCTGGGACGGAATGAGTTCCAGGAGATTATCCTCCGAGTCCACGACGGAAAGGTCCCACAAAGTTATCACCTGAAAGAGATGAAACTTTTTACCAGGTTTGCCAGAGATGGGAAGTGCACCATCAAATTGCTACCTGAAAACATCCAGGTGCTCGTCTCCAACTGCCCCCCAGACCAGCTGAGCCTCTTCCTCAAAACCCTGAGCATCAAACACCAGGCCTGGAAGAGCAGCAAGCCTCTGAGTGATAGAGAAAAACTCAAGGCTGGTCTGCCCCGCAGCTTCGAGGCCATCAGCCCTCTGCAGCAAAAGGACATTCAGAAGGCCAATGAGCTGAGAAATAAAGTGGCACCCAAAGGCCTGTCAGATCGCACCAATAAGATGACTGTGGCAGGAACAGGACAGCAGGTCAAAAGGTCAAGAAATGACTGTAACTTCAGCCCAGTGAGTTTTACACAGACATGAATATTATTTAACCAATGTCTTGTTTTGACTCCTCGGCTTCCCTCTTGAATCGACTCGATGTTTGCTTATGTCTTATCCTGTATGTCAAATTCTAATGCTCTTTGAGCAAGCTGTACAATATACATGTTTGCCTGTGGAAAATGATGTCatcaaaattatatataattttaggTGAAAGCAAACCCAAGTAAGAAGCCCATCCTGTCTCTGCCATCACGCAAGCTGAACAAAGAACAGGCTGCTGTCCTCAGTGCAGTGCTGAGTGGCAAAAACATCTTCTTCACTGGAAGTGCAGGTACGTGGCAAcagtaaattatattttcataacTGCTTTGTAAGGGCTACATgtctaaaacaaacactgtgtatTTCATTTGCATTAACGATAACCTGATTTTTAgacaatttacatttatggtCTTCTGCAATAAatgactctttttttattttaaatgtaattttttttttttataattttgtttatttttaatgttcttttaGGTACAGGAAAGTCCTTCTTGCTCAAGAGAATCATAGGATCTCTTCCTCCAAAGAGCACCTTTGCCACAGCCAGCACAGGAGTGGCCGCATGTCACATTGGAGGAACAACACTACACAACTTTGCAGGTCAGTTGTTGTGTTTCTCATAGGTTGAAATGGATTTTACGCaagtgtctgtttttaaataaaccacaTAATTAGTGGATGCAGATGTGCAGTAAGTTATTTTTCTACAACAGCAACATGTCTTAGAAATCAAAATAATTGGTCAAGTCATCTGGTTTcaaacaactgagacacaaatgGAAATTTACTTTCTTATTAAGGAAAAGCACAAGTGGAAGTCCTCACCTGCAGAGCTGCATttaacagttgtttttattatgtattttgcGGATTTATTTTCTGGATTAATCATTTGTGCTTCTGGTGTTTTTGAGAAACACAGGAAATCCTCACacttaaaaaagataaaaataaaataaaaataaaaaattggatccctttaaaaaaagactaaacCATAGTTAACAATTTTCTGTTTAACTAAATGTTTCTTAAGTGTCATCTTTCTGGTAATcagagctgcagcctttctctcCTATGCGATGTCTGAATCTTTAATATAATTGAAGACGAGGTGTTGGGTATCTCTCCATATGAACagatttttctaattaaatctcaatatacagtacaattttATGAACCAAGTATTTGCATAGGTGTTATTCATTTGTGTCCCCTCTGACCATCTGTCTCTCCTGCTTTGGTTCCGTGTTCATTTTAGGTATTGGTTCGGGTTCTGCCCCACTGGAGCAGTGTATCGAGTTGGCTCAGCGGCCTGGGGTGCTGCAGCACTGGACTAGCTGTCGACACCTCATCATCGACGAGATCTCCATGGTGGAGGCTCCGTTTTTTGATAAGCTCGAGGCAGTAGCAAGGTGAGAGAAGGTGCTAAGATCAACATTTTAGCCAAGATCAGcattaatgtaaaaacacttAAATCAGGTGTTTTGGGTTGTCACCATCTGtcttattatgttttattatggcTAAAGGCAggaagatatttattttttttatatcatgtAGACAGTACAGTGTTAATGAATCCAATTAAGTCAACCACAGACCTTAATGGCAGCAGTCCGCTTACAATAAAAAGAACTGAACATTTGAACCCCGAGGGCTACTGTGGCTGAACAAATATTCATAAGTCCTGCATAAATGGATTACAGGCAGTTGATTGTTAAATAGTGACCCTACAAGTCCTGGAAAGACATTTAGTGTATTTACTCAAGGACTCTACtacaattttgaggtacttaagtgttttcattttatgtcactttctattaggtgtgtttttattttatgatactTTTATTCTAATACATTTGATTCCTAATTCACAACATACTCTGCAGtatataaagtaattaaaagcTCCACCTGCAACACTGAAGTGATGCCATTTATTCGTTATAATGAATAatgcattaatattttaatatgcatTATTCTGAACATGGCTTATTTTGCAGAGTGAGACCTTACTTTGGTACTTTGAGTGTATTTAGCTGATAAGTAATTTTTGATGTGTCTCGACATGATGTCTTAAATTAGttgtgaggatttgctgctgttctttgttttgtgatgtcattttactttatacagagaaaagacaaattTAGTCTTTAGGAAATGTAATATTATACACTAACCTATTATTTGGGAAAACTAAAATCTGATTAATAAGTGAAGAAAATGGTGATTATTTGCAAGCCCAAATGTATAATCTTCTGTTTTCTCAATGCACTTTTACAGGTCTGTGAGAAGGTCTACAGAGCCATTTGGA
Encoded here:
- the pif1 gene encoding ATP-dependent DNA helicase PIF1; protein product: MFAGEDGAQLQCCVTVEKLNSSGQATRRQVIRKASVVLGRNEFQEIILRVHDGKVPQSYHLKEMKLFTRFARDGKCTIKLLPENIQVLVSNCPPDQLSLFLKTLSIKHQAWKSSKPLSDREKLKAGLPRSFEAISPLQQKDIQKANELRNKVAPKGLSDRTNKMTVAGTGQQVKRSRNDCNFSPVKANPSKKPILSLPSRKLNKEQAAVLSAVLSGKNIFFTGSAGTGKSFLLKRIIGSLPPKSTFATASTGVAACHIGGTTLHNFAGIGSGSAPLEQCIELAQRPGVLQHWTSCRHLIIDEISMVEAPFFDKLEAVARSVRRSTEPFGGIQLIVCGDFLQLPPVSKGKEKAAFCFQARSWRKVIQVNMELTEVRRQTDQSFISLLQAVRVGRVTEEVTAKLIESSYQNIERDGILATRLCTHKDDVELTNENKLQQLPGPMHVFEALDSDPALVKTIDAHSPVSRLIQLKVGAQVMLTKNLDVARGLVNGARGVVAAFESGKHGLPHVRFLCGVTEVLKPERWVFKSGGGIHLSRQQLPLKLAWAISIHKSQGMTLDCVEISLARVFERGQAYVALSRARCLQGLRVMDFDPRVVRADPDVLLFYKKLRKERMLMQASMDEFLRNRQT